ATTAAAACTTCATTTGGATAACACATTGCAGTCATAGAGTTCTGTAATGCCCTGATAATGGGCTAGACCCCTGGGAACGTCACCAAAATAGTCCAGGACGTACCTGACAAGGTGAACACCTTATGTAGGCCGGTTCCCAGTGAGAGTTGTACCACCTCTTCTGTTGCCTTGCCACAGCTTTCATAAAGGCTAGGAACGGAATCTGCTGCAGTGAACTGTTTCCCACTTTGTCACCAGGCGACTGTATATTAAGAAATGAGTCTTATAGGAAATATAGACAGCAACCTATACAAGATACAAAAGCCAAAAAGATCCGTGCAATATGAAAGAAGGCCCTAGGGTGCCTCAAAAGTAACATTTTCCCTAGTATTTAATGTATATAGAAatctagagttccacgaccccaaaCCTTCGAGAATTGATTTTAACGTGTACAACTAAATGTATTATgtgtgattatgcaaataatgtccctatttgcatagattatattagttgatcatctttCCAACCAAATAACAaacgtacacaatctatcttCAGAAGGACCGTAATATTATTTTCTGATTATTCATGCAAAAGAGATCTGTCCAATGGTGTTCACTtatacataacttccaaatgacACAAGTATGAACTTCTTGTATCTAATCTCTATGGAATTATAGCCCTTTCTCATTTATTATTCAAACTAAGTCTTCATgcatagatacatagatacatacatacatatgaaaaaaacgctaccgaaaacataaccttttagCGTGGGGAATTACCACACCTAAAATATCCTTACCGACTCATTTAAACAACGAATACAACAACTCTATAAAGAAATTGGCAAAGTCAatgaagaaaatgatgtttCTCAAACCTTGTTTTTCAGATTGAGATGGGGAACAGTCTCAATCATGCTCTGATATTTCTCCGTGTACTCGTCGCGCTGAGGGCCTTTTAAGAACTTCTCAATCCATGCAGACTCCAGTCTATGTAAAGGAGAAAAAACCAGTAAGAAAGGAAAGGCACTTCAATAAGCATGATCGGGAGAACTGTAACTAGGATCTATCAGAAAAACGTTCGTCATGAAACTAAAAATATCTTTAAGTCTTTCTTCCATATAACACTAGCACGTAATGTGATTTTAATTTTAATGTATGATTCATGACTTGTTTTACTGAATTGAAAGTAATTATATCAAAAGACATGTTTTTTACATAAACATCCCCATAGTATCCATTCTTTGTTGATCACATTTTCCCTAgatcattagaaaaaaaattgcaaatgacAAATAAACACGTTCTTTGTTTATAGCGATTAAAAACTACACTTGGTCATTCCCCGCATGCAAGAGGCAGTCTTTCGCTGTtcgtgtacaaccgcaccactcagatcCTAGGaatgtgtacctccgacctagcgcgcggctgccaaagTTTActtgctaatttcttcagttactaacaaacattcaccaatctaacttctGAGATCAGTTCGgttggctaaaagggaattacTCACCgataaaaacacgcgtccatgcagctgtttaattttttgggtaggaactattttttttctttcttctgcccactcggagtaatacatgaatgagatgGTTCTTCTTCTATACAAGTACCAACCTTTGGATCGGGTCTCGAGCCGTGATGAATTTGGTGTAAGTGCGCAGGCGCAGACTGGCCTCCTCATTTGAATAGTCTGACAACCGTTTCAGGTACAATCCAGGTGTCCTGTTCAGGACTTTGTTTGTGCCTCGTCCATTTTCCAGTTGGTACATGACATGTGCTGTTGTAGTGCTTCCGGTCTTCGGAACAAAGCAGTAGATCAATTTGTATTTCTCACTGACGGAATAGCGACCGAGGTTAATGTCTGGGGAGAATCTCTGAAACACATGTAAGGAAAACAtgtgtttgaaaacaaattgttcacaatatatgtagGCGGGTATCTTACTGGACTGTGGCAAGTTGGCGGCGTCGCTGCGCCCAAACAACATGAACAAGGAGGTTGGATTTGTGTTACCCCTGAATTTATaatggaatatcatgcaaatagTACAAGTATggctaagaagacaacaaaacacacaaagcgtgaCAAGATTTGTTTCGTTTATTATCGATGGAATTCGTCGAGCACTATGTCAAATCGCTCGACCGCCGCGAGGTCGCCAATTCCAGGAAGATACCTGattaaggctaacgtcacatttccacaaattTAAAGAGGGCCCAGATCCTCAATCAAATCATAACTAAC
This sequence is a window from Branchiostoma floridae strain S238N-H82 unplaced genomic scaffold, Bfl_VNyyK Sc7u5tJ_1383, whole genome shotgun sequence. Protein-coding genes within it:
- the LOC118407502 gene encoding carbohydrate sulfotransferase 13-like, which gives rise to MGKHHKEKLLLVFCLVSTFAISVVVFDREARSADLPRSRQSKGLSHIGNTSPDNTATLSPVEQQQSERLKRFHQYCNSNSPGSKRFSPDINLGRYSVSEKYKLIYCFVPKTGSTTTAHVMYQLENGRGTNKVLNRTPGLYLKRLSDYSNEEASLRLRTYTKFITARDPIQRLESAWIEKFLKGPQRDEYTEKYQSMIETVPHLNLKNKSPGDKVGNSSLQQIPFLAFMKAVARQQKRWYNSHWEPAYIRCSPCQVRPGLF